A single region of the Neotabrizicola shimadae genome encodes:
- a CDS encoding four-carbon acid sugar kinase family protein yields the protein MTGPDVAIIADDLTGSLDSAVPFALAGLRTVCATSVAALPAALASGARVVAVNLASREGPEAVASVRAVAAAQAVAGARVVLKKIDSRLKGHVAAEIGAVAAVLRPAGVVVCPAVPDLGRVVRDGQLEGLGVAEPLPVAARCGLAPDLGARFADAASGDDLDRLVAEAAEGTLFVGARGLATALARRMGRAARPAVAMRGPVAFVIGSRDPITLAQVERLRISGLDWVAAPDGRVPAGGSDGSVILQAVAGEGAAGDVVSSRLAEGFVRWHLADKRLLVLSGGETAAAVLDRMGVTVLEVLDEPLPGLPLCRGLDRPAGPAIVTKSGGFGAADALLRLVPEDAGKVRTG from the coding sequence ATGACCGGACCGGATGTTGCCATCATTGCCGACGACCTGACCGGCTCGCTGGATTCGGCCGTGCCCTTTGCGCTGGCCGGGCTGCGGACGGTCTGCGCGACCTCGGTGGCGGCTTTGCCGGCGGCCCTGGCTTCGGGTGCGCGGGTGGTGGCGGTGAACCTTGCCAGCCGCGAGGGGCCGGAAGCTGTGGCGTCGGTGCGCGCCGTGGCGGCGGCGCAGGCGGTGGCTGGCGCGCGGGTGGTGCTGAAGAAGATCGACTCGCGATTGAAGGGCCATGTGGCGGCAGAGATCGGCGCGGTGGCGGCGGTGCTGCGGCCTGCGGGCGTTGTGGTCTGCCCCGCGGTGCCGGACCTGGGGCGCGTGGTACGGGACGGGCAGCTGGAGGGCTTGGGCGTCGCCGAGCCGCTGCCGGTTGCCGCGCGCTGCGGATTGGCGCCAGATCTGGGCGCGCGGTTTGCCGATGCCGCATCGGGCGACGATCTGGACCGGCTGGTGGCAGAGGCGGCGGAGGGGACGCTGTTCGTGGGCGCGCGCGGGCTGGCGACGGCGCTGGCGCGGCGGATGGGTCGTGCCGCGCGGCCCGCGGTGGCGATGCGGGGGCCGGTGGCCTTTGTCATCGGGTCGCGCGATCCGATCACTTTGGCACAGGTTGAACGGCTGCGGATCAGCGGGCTGGACTGGGTGGCGGCGCCTGACGGGCGGGTGCCCGCAGGCGGCAGCGATGGTTCGGTGATCCTGCAGGCGGTGGCGGGTGAAGGCGCGGCAGGCGATGTCGTCTCGTCCCGGCTGGCCGAGGGCTTTGTGCGCTGGCATCTGGCCGACAAGCGGCTGCTGGTGCTGAGCGGGGGCGAGACGGCGGCGGCGGTGCTCGACCGGATGGGGGTGACGGTGCTGGAGGTGCTGGACGAGCCCTTGCCGGGCCTGCCCCTGTGCCGCGGGCTTGACCGGCCGGCCGGGCCCGCCATCGTGACGAAATCGGGCGGGTTCGGGGCGGCGGATGCTCTGTTGCGGCTGGTGCCGGAGGATGCGGGGAAGGTGCGGACAGGATGA
- a CDS encoding FadR/GntR family transcriptional regulator, with protein MTIATPERRADKAGTLTDSPRSTLLADVVHDRIRRAIVEGEFGENERLPGENALAARFEVSRPVVRAALARLREEGLIVSRQGSGSFVSTQVSPKTLAFQPLETIADLQRCYEFRLTIEPAAAALAAGRRGEEDLAVIGTQLQMLRDATERRSHREDADFAFHLSITTAANNQYFETSMRALKDHIAVGMKFHGLSLRTVRGGLDHVLEEHTAIFQAIRDGRAEEARVAMLAHVGGSRDRLFEGRLLDLSGRG; from the coding sequence ATGACGATTGCGACGCCGGAACGCCGGGCCGACAAGGCCGGGACCCTGACTGACTCGCCGCGATCCACGCTGTTGGCGGATGTGGTGCATGACCGTATCCGGCGGGCCATTGTGGAGGGTGAGTTCGGCGAGAACGAGCGGCTGCCGGGGGAGAATGCGCTGGCGGCGCGGTTCGAGGTGTCGCGGCCGGTGGTGCGGGCGGCGCTGGCGCGGCTGCGGGAGGAAGGGTTGATCGTGTCGCGGCAGGGGTCGGGGAGCTTTGTCTCAACCCAGGTGTCACCCAAGACGCTGGCCTTCCAGCCGCTGGAGACCATCGCGGACCTGCAGCGGTGCTATGAGTTCCGGCTGACCATCGAACCGGCGGCGGCGGCGCTGGCGGCGGGGCGGCGGGGCGAGGAGGACCTGGCGGTGATCGGGACGCAGCTGCAGATGCTGAGGGACGCGACCGAGCGGCGGAGCCATCGGGAGGATGCGGACTTTGCCTTCCACCTGTCGATCACGACGGCGGCGAACAACCAGTATTTCGAGACCTCGATGCGGGCCCTGAAGGACCATATCGCGGTGGGGATGAAGTTCCACGGGCTGTCCCTTCGGACGGTGCGCGGGGGGCTGGACCATGTGCTGGAGGAGCATACCGCGATCTTTCAGGCGATCCGGGACGGGCGGGCAGAGGAGGCGCGGGTGGCGATGCTGGCCCATGTGGGCGGGTCGCGGGACCGGCTTTTCGAGGGGCGGCTGCTGGACCTGTCGGGCCGGGGCTGA
- a CDS encoding iron-containing alcohol dehydrogenase yields the protein MPNDYARPLRLWQPRRFEFGAGSAAEVGHWAREQGFARIHVLTTPVIAGQIDRMGLPGSVTVFADVDPEPDSATLDRAIAAAQEADPDLVIGFGGGSVMDVAKLVTVLRGGFPLADAIGPNKVPARLNALALVPTTAGTGSEAGIRALVTNLATGAKAAVESPHLMPDMVSLDPDLTMSVPPAVTAATGIDAMAHCVEAFTNRKSHPLIDNYARLGFTLVARFLPRAVADGSDAEARAALLLAAYYGGICLGPVNTAAGHALAYPLGTRLKLPHGHANAIIFPHVLAFNAPAAPEKTAEIAAALGLGGGNRLAQDAWDWCARLGPEMRLSALGATEAMLPDWAAEAHAIRRLMDNNPRDMTVAEAETIYRSAF from the coding sequence ATGCCCAACGACTACGCCCGCCCCCTGCGTCTCTGGCAACCCCGCCGCTTCGAATTCGGCGCCGGCAGCGCGGCAGAAGTCGGCCACTGGGCGCGCGAACAAGGCTTCGCCCGCATCCATGTGCTGACCACCCCGGTCATCGCCGGCCAGATCGACCGCATGGGCCTGCCCGGCAGCGTCACCGTCTTTGCCGATGTGGACCCCGAACCCGACAGCGCCACGCTCGACCGCGCCATCGCGGCGGCGCAGGAAGCCGACCCCGATCTGGTGATCGGCTTCGGCGGCGGCTCGGTAATGGATGTGGCCAAGCTCGTCACCGTGCTGCGCGGCGGCTTCCCGCTGGCCGATGCCATCGGGCCGAACAAGGTCCCCGCCCGCCTCAACGCCCTGGCGCTGGTCCCCACCACCGCCGGCACCGGGTCCGAAGCCGGGATCCGCGCCCTTGTGACGAACCTCGCCACCGGCGCCAAGGCCGCGGTGGAAAGCCCCCACCTCATGCCTGACATGGTGTCGCTCGACCCCGACCTGACCATGTCCGTGCCGCCCGCCGTCACCGCCGCCACCGGCATCGACGCGATGGCGCATTGTGTCGAGGCGTTCACAAACCGCAAATCGCATCCGCTGATCGACAACTACGCCCGTCTCGGCTTCACCCTCGTCGCCCGCTTCCTGCCGCGCGCCGTGGCCGACGGCAGCGATGCCGAGGCGCGCGCCGCCCTGCTGCTGGCCGCCTACTACGGCGGCATCTGCCTTGGCCCGGTGAACACCGCCGCCGGCCATGCGCTTGCCTACCCGCTCGGGACCCGGCTGAAGCTGCCGCACGGCCATGCCAATGCAATCATCTTCCCGCATGTGCTGGCCTTCAACGCCCCCGCCGCACCGGAAAAGACCGCCGAAATCGCCGCAGCCCTCGGCCTCGGCGGCGGCAACCGGCTGGCGCAGGACGCCTGGGACTGGTGCGCCCGCCTCGGCCCGGAAATGCGCCTCTCCGCCCTAGGCGCGACCGAGGCGATGCTGCCCGACTGGGCGGCAGAGGCCCATGCCATTCGCCGCCTGATGGACAACAACCCGCGCGACATGACGGTAGCCGAGGCCGAAACCATCTACCGCTCCGCCTTCTGA
- a CDS encoding dihydrodipicolinate synthase family protein: MISGVYCAAATPVRADLSPDLPAFTAHCHWLLEEGCTGIALLGTTGEANSFSSAERKTILEAALNSGIAGERLMPGTGVANIPETVDLTRHALASGVSRVVMLPPFYYKGVSDEGLFAAYARSIEAIGDNRLRVVLYHIPQVSGIALSHDLIERLVTAFPGIVVGIKDSAGQLDNMTAMVARFPGFAVLAGADPLLLPLVQAGGAGSITATSNLVARDLATVFRGATDPTQAEAVEQAQARINAFRTLSNSYVQIPTIKAMVGFQHGNPGWDRTRPPLVALTAAERADLKTRLAAIGGTVRGE; the protein is encoded by the coding sequence ATGATTTCCGGAGTCTACTGCGCCGCCGCCACCCCGGTCCGCGCCGACCTGTCGCCCGACCTTCCCGCCTTCACCGCGCATTGCCACTGGCTCTTGGAAGAAGGCTGCACCGGCATCGCGCTTCTGGGCACCACGGGCGAGGCCAATTCCTTCTCTTCCGCCGAACGCAAGACGATCCTCGAAGCCGCGCTGAACTCCGGCATCGCGGGCGAAAGGCTCATGCCCGGCACCGGCGTCGCCAATATCCCCGAAACCGTGGACCTCACCCGCCACGCGCTCGCCAGCGGCGTCAGCCGCGTCGTGATGCTGCCGCCCTTCTATTACAAGGGCGTCAGCGACGAGGGGCTGTTCGCCGCCTATGCCCGCAGCATCGAAGCCATCGGCGACAACCGCCTGCGCGTCGTGCTGTACCATATCCCCCAGGTCTCGGGCATCGCGCTGTCGCATGACCTGATCGAAAGGCTCGTCACCGCCTTCCCCGGCATCGTCGTGGGCATCAAGGACAGCGCGGGGCAGCTCGACAACATGACCGCGATGGTCGCCCGCTTCCCCGGCTTCGCTGTCCTCGCCGGGGCTGACCCGCTGTTGCTGCCGCTGGTGCAGGCGGGCGGCGCGGGGTCCATCACCGCCACCTCGAACCTTGTCGCCCGCGACCTGGCCACCGTGTTCCGCGGCGCGACAGATCCGACGCAGGCCGAGGCGGTGGAACAGGCGCAGGCGCGCATCAACGCTTTCCGCACCCTGTCCAATTCCTACGTCCAGATCCCCACCATCAAGGCCATGGTCGGCTTCCAGCACGGCAACCCCGGCTGGGACCGCACCCGCCCGCCGCTGGTGGCCCTGACCGCCGCCGAACGTGCCGACCTGAAGACACGGCTTGCCGCCATCGGCGGCACCGTGCGTGGAGAGTGA
- the pdxA gene encoding 4-hydroxythreonine-4-phosphate dehydrogenase PdxA: MIGITMGDPAGVGPEIIVKSLAAMPAAERQGFRVYGTRASLAAAEAILNTGLDIAALDVHNIAIPGEPMPFGKLDPRGGEACFSYIEAAVKDAMAGRISVIATAPINKAALNAAGHHYDGHTGMLASLTGSKSSFMLLTSERLNVIHVSTHVSLKDAIARATTERVLATIRAGHAHFRRFGETPRIAVAGLNPHCGEGGLFGTEDDAHIAPAVAQARAEGINAVGPVPADTVYHRAYEGAFDLVIAQYHDQGHIPIKLVAFDTAVNVSVGLPIDRCSVDHGTAFDIAGKGIAKNINLDHALAYAARLAAHPKAPA; encoded by the coding sequence ATGATCGGCATCACCATGGGCGACCCTGCCGGGGTCGGACCCGAGATCATCGTCAAGTCGCTCGCCGCCATGCCGGCGGCCGAACGGCAGGGCTTCCGCGTCTATGGCACGCGCGCCAGCCTCGCCGCGGCCGAAGCGATCCTGAACACCGGGCTGGACATCGCTGCGCTGGATGTCCACAACATCGCCATCCCCGGCGAGCCCATGCCCTTCGGCAAGCTCGATCCACGCGGGGGCGAGGCCTGCTTCAGCTATATCGAAGCCGCGGTGAAGGATGCGATGGCGGGCCGCATCAGCGTCATCGCCACCGCCCCCATCAACAAGGCCGCGCTCAATGCCGCCGGCCACCATTACGACGGCCACACCGGAATGCTGGCCAGCCTCACCGGCTCGAAATCCTCGTTCATGCTGCTCACCTCGGAACGGCTGAACGTGATCCACGTCTCCACCCATGTCTCGCTGAAGGACGCCATCGCCCGCGCCACCACCGAACGTGTGCTTGCCACCATCCGCGCGGGCCACGCCCATTTCCGCCGCTTCGGGGAAACGCCCCGCATCGCGGTGGCCGGGCTCAACCCGCATTGCGGCGAAGGCGGGCTCTTCGGCACCGAAGACGATGCCCATATCGCTCCCGCCGTGGCACAGGCCCGGGCCGAAGGCATCAATGCCGTGGGCCCCGTCCCCGCCGACACCGTCTATCACCGCGCCTATGAAGGCGCCTTCGACCTCGTCATCGCGCAGTATCACGACCAGGGCCACATCCCGATCAAGCTCGTCGCCTTCGACACCGCCGTGAACGTCTCGGTCGGCCTGCCCATCGACCGCTGCTCGGTCGATCACGGCACGGCCTTCGACATCGCGGGCAAGGGTATCGCCAAGAACATCAACCTCGACCACGCGCTGGCCTATGCCGCGCGGCTGGCCGCCCACCCGAAAGCGCCCGCATGA
- a CDS encoding ABC transporter ATP-binding protein, whose protein sequence is MTALLEVRNLQKHFDLRLGAFGERGATVHALDDFTLDVEEGETLSLVGESGCGKSTTGFCILNLHRPTAGTVRYKGQNIASLGEDAMRPFRRDLQIVFQDPYSTLNPRMTIGEALAEPILFHGLATRAALPDRLNRLLADVGLTPRFASRYPHELSGGQRQRVAIARALACEPRFIVCDEAISALDVSVQAQILNLLLDLQEKYKLTYLFIAHDLAVVRHISDRVGVMYLGRLAELAPSADLFARPLHPYTRALLSAVPEPKPQSTRQRQVLQGEVPSPLNPPQGCRFHTRCPLARDLCRTSVPPFRQVAPGHHVACHAVTSPEATTWDARS, encoded by the coding sequence ATGACCGCCCTGCTTGAAGTCCGCAACCTGCAGAAACACTTCGACCTCCGCCTCGGCGCCTTCGGTGAACGCGGCGCCACCGTCCACGCGCTCGACGACTTCACGCTGGATGTCGAGGAAGGCGAAACCCTCAGCCTCGTGGGCGAAAGCGGCTGCGGCAAGTCCACCACCGGCTTCTGCATCCTGAACCTGCACCGCCCCACCGCCGGCACCGTCCGCTACAAGGGCCAGAACATCGCGAGCCTCGGCGAAGACGCCATGCGCCCCTTCCGCCGCGACCTGCAGATCGTCTTTCAGGACCCCTATTCCACCCTCAACCCCCGCATGACCATCGGCGAGGCGCTGGCAGAGCCCATCCTGTTCCACGGCCTCGCCACCCGCGCCGCTCTCCCCGACCGGCTGAACCGCCTGCTGGCCGATGTGGGCCTCACCCCCCGCTTCGCCAGCCGCTACCCGCATGAACTCTCCGGCGGCCAGCGCCAGCGTGTCGCCATCGCCCGCGCGCTCGCCTGCGAGCCGCGCTTCATCGTCTGCGACGAGGCGATCTCGGCCCTCGACGTATCTGTCCAGGCGCAGATCCTGAACCTGCTTCTGGACCTTCAGGAAAAGTACAAGCTCACCTACCTGTTCATCGCCCACGACCTTGCCGTCGTGCGCCACATCTCCGACCGCGTCGGCGTCATGTACCTGGGCCGCCTCGCCGAACTCGCGCCCTCGGCCGATCTCTTCGCCCGGCCGCTCCACCCCTATACCCGCGCGCTGCTTTCCGCCGTGCCGGAACCCAAGCCGCAGTCCACGCGCCAGCGCCAGGTGCTCCAGGGCGAGGTGCCCTCGCCCCTGAACCCGCCGCAGGGCTGCCGCTTCCACACCCGCTGCCCGTTGGCCCGCGACCTCTGCCGCACCAGCGTCCCGCCCTTCCGGCAGGTCGCCCCCGGCCACCACGTCGCCTGCCACGCCGTCACCTCCCCCGAAGCCACCACCTGGGACGCCCGCTCATGA